In one Spirosoma rigui genomic region, the following are encoded:
- a CDS encoding transposase, whose product MQTKHILVWSALFCAPLLLNCGGKTVEEKEEEEASVSAMGAVGALKEMATQAEDMQKNGTAKAVDFRSLKELLPTSADGLDRKEATGEKNGAAGFTISTATGKYANADDTETIELTLVDGGATPMVMGLAAWSMMEVDKETADGYEKTSTMGDYKSYEKYDNGDKSGEIAVLVNKRFIATAKGRGVSMDKLKDALEDVNLDKLAALK is encoded by the coding sequence ATGCAAACGAAACATATCCTGGTGTGGTCTGCACTTTTCTGTGCACCCCTGTTGCTGAATTGTGGAGGTAAAACAGTTGAAGAAAAGGAGGAAGAAGAAGCGTCCGTATCGGCCATGGGGGCGGTGGGTGCCTTAAAAGAGATGGCTACCCAGGCTGAGGATATGCAGAAGAACGGTACTGCCAAAGCCGTTGACTTTCGGTCGTTGAAAGAGTTATTACCTACCAGTGCCGATGGGCTGGACCGGAAGGAAGCCACGGGAGAAAAAAACGGGGCTGCCGGCTTCACCATATCTACCGCTACCGGAAAATACGCCAATGCTGACGATACGGAAACTATTGAACTAACCCTCGTTGACGGGGGCGCCACTCCAATGGTTATGGGGCTGGCTGCCTGGTCGATGATGGAAGTGGATAAAGAAACGGCTGATGGTTACGAAAAAACCAGTACCATGGGCGACTACAAATCCTATGAGAAGTATGACAATGGCGATAAGAGCGGTGAAATAGCCGTATTGGTGAATAAACGGTTTATTGCAACTGCTAAAGGCCGCGGTGTTTCCATGGACAAGTTAAAAGATGCGCTGGAGGATGTCAACCTGGACAAACTGGCCGCGTTAAAATAA
- a CDS encoding NAD(P)/FAD-dependent oxidoreductase gives MTVGIIGGGVSGLFSAYYLRRSGCDVTVLDNGTFADSCSHGNAGMIVPSHIIPLAAPGMIAKGIRWMFQSDSPFYVKPRLNWELMRWGWLFHRHATAGHVERAIPILRDLSLLSKKGYQELAMADEFDFGWQERGLFMLYQTAESEHEMAEEADVANRAGIDAQLLTGQQVQDLEPDARVTVRGAVYYPGDAHIYPNQLIPALVAQLRRMGVTLLENQQVVDLAVQTGNVRSIRTTAGEHSFDEIVLAAGAWSPDLMRKLGLNLPLQGGKGYSFMLPEPGQSIRIPAIMLEARATATPMNGQVRVAGTLEIAGTDLSVNANRVRGIVQSINRYYPDLPVAQPATETVWRGLRPCSPDGLPYIGRLKHLTNVTIATGHGMMGVSLGPATGMLVAEAVTGRPASLPLHPFAADRFN, from the coding sequence ATGACAGTAGGGATTATTGGCGGGGGCGTCAGTGGCTTATTCTCCGCTTATTACCTGCGCCGGTCTGGCTGCGACGTAACGGTGCTGGACAACGGTACGTTTGCCGACAGCTGTTCGCACGGCAACGCGGGGATGATTGTGCCAAGCCATATTATTCCGCTGGCTGCTCCGGGCATGATTGCCAAGGGCATCCGGTGGATGTTTCAGTCCGACAGTCCCTTTTACGTGAAGCCCCGGCTAAACTGGGAGTTGATGCGGTGGGGCTGGCTCTTCCACCGGCACGCTACCGCCGGGCATGTTGAACGCGCCATCCCTATCCTGCGCGACCTGAGTCTGCTCAGCAAGAAAGGGTATCAGGAGCTGGCCATGGCCGACGAATTTGATTTTGGCTGGCAGGAACGTGGTCTGTTTATGCTGTACCAAACCGCCGAAAGCGAGCATGAAATGGCCGAGGAAGCCGACGTTGCTAACCGGGCAGGTATTGACGCTCAACTCCTGACGGGCCAGCAGGTGCAGGACCTCGAACCCGATGCGCGGGTCACTGTACGGGGGGCTGTGTATTATCCCGGCGATGCGCACATATATCCCAATCAGCTGATACCCGCGCTGGTCGCCCAGTTACGGCGAATGGGTGTTACGCTGCTGGAAAATCAGCAGGTAGTTGATTTAGCCGTGCAGACGGGTAACGTGCGGAGTATCAGGACGACAGCGGGAGAGCATTCGTTCGACGAGATTGTACTGGCTGCCGGAGCCTGGTCGCCGGACCTGATGCGTAAGCTAGGGCTGAATCTCCCGTTGCAGGGTGGCAAAGGCTATAGCTTTATGCTGCCCGAACCGGGCCAGTCAATCCGGATTCCCGCCATTATGCTCGAAGCCCGCGCCACGGCTACGCCCATGAACGGACAGGTGCGGGTGGCCGGAACACTCGAAATTGCCGGTACCGACCTCTCCGTCAATGCTAACCGGGTGCGGGGTATCGTCCAGTCCATCAACCGTTATTACCCCGATTTGCCCGTTGCGCAACCCGCTACCGAAACGGTCTGGCGCGGCCTGCGTCCCTGCTCGCCGGATGGCTTACCGTATATCGGGCGGCTCAAGCACCTGACCAATGTAACGATTGCAACGGGGCACGGTATGATGGGCGTTAGCCTGGGTCCCGCTACGGGTATGCTGGTGGCCGAAGCCGTTACGGGCCGGCCGGCCAGCCTGCCGTTACACCCTTTTGCGGCTGATCGATTCAACTGA
- a CDS encoding 4-hydroxyproline epimerase produces MKSFFCIDAHTCGNPVRVVTGGSIPYLHGASMSEKRQHFLREYDWIRTGLMFEPRGHDMMSGSILYPPSDPANDVGVLFIETSGCLPMCGHGTIGTVTVAIEQGLVTPKTPGVLNLEVPAGLVRVEYRQEGKKVKSVKITNIKSYLAAEGLTVECPDLGTLTVDVAYGGNFYAIVDVQANFPGLQHYNGEQLIAWARAMRQRMNEQYTFVHPENPTINGLSHILWTGTPIDPSSSARNAVFYGDKAIDRSPCGTGTSARLAQWHAKGWLKQGEEFIHESIIGSKFIGRVEAETELGGKPAIIPSIEGWAIIHGFNQILLDEDDPYVHGFQVI; encoded by the coding sequence ATGAAATCGTTTTTCTGCATTGATGCGCACACCTGTGGCAACCCCGTCCGGGTTGTTACGGGTGGCAGCATTCCGTACCTGCACGGGGCCAGCATGAGCGAAAAACGTCAGCATTTTCTGCGCGAGTACGACTGGATCAGAACCGGGCTGATGTTTGAACCACGCGGTCACGACATGATGTCGGGCAGCATTCTTTACCCGCCAAGCGACCCGGCCAATGATGTAGGGGTGCTGTTCATTGAAACCTCCGGATGCCTGCCCATGTGCGGGCATGGCACCATTGGCACCGTTACGGTGGCTATTGAACAGGGACTGGTAACACCCAAAACGCCGGGCGTACTGAACCTCGAAGTGCCCGCCGGACTGGTGCGGGTCGAATACCGACAGGAGGGTAAGAAAGTGAAGTCGGTCAAGATCACCAACATCAAATCGTACCTGGCGGCTGAGGGATTGACTGTCGAGTGTCCCGACCTGGGCACGCTCACGGTCGACGTAGCCTACGGGGGTAACTTTTACGCCATTGTCGACGTGCAAGCCAATTTTCCGGGATTGCAGCACTACAACGGAGAACAGCTGATTGCCTGGGCGCGGGCAATGCGGCAGCGCATGAATGAGCAGTACACGTTCGTGCACCCCGAAAACCCAACCATCAACGGGCTGAGTCATATTCTCTGGACCGGTACGCCGATTGATCCAAGTTCATCGGCCCGGAACGCGGTTTTCTACGGCGACAAAGCCATTGATCGGTCGCCCTGTGGTACAGGAACATCGGCCCGGCTGGCGCAGTGGCACGCCAAAGGCTGGCTGAAACAGGGTGAGGAGTTCATCCACGAAAGCATCATCGGGTCCAAGTTCATTGGCCGCGTTGAAGCCGAAACGGAGTTGGGCGGGAAACCGGCCATTATTCCGAGTATCGAAGGCTGGGCCATTATTCATGGGTTCAACCAGATTCTGCTGGATGAAGATGATCCTTACGTACACGGCTTCCAGGTGATTTAA
- a CDS encoding dihydrodipicolinate synthase family protein — MAINWQGVFPALTTKFTADEELDLPAFTTNLQAQLDAGVDGIILGGSLGEASTLSNDEKETLVRTAVDYVDGRVPVVLNIAEGATREAVRIAKQAVGLGVGGLMLLPPMRYKADERETCTYFKAIATATDLPIMLYNNPIDYKIEVTLAMFDELVELPTIQAVKESTRDVSNVTRLRNRFGDRISILCGVDTLAMEELVMGADGWVAGLVCAFPQETVAIYNLVKAGRFDEARAIYRWFLPLLELDIHPKLVQYIKLAEVATGIGTEHVRAPRLPLVGAEREQVLAVINQGLANRPELPQFELVSQL; from the coding sequence ATGGCAATCAACTGGCAGGGCGTCTTTCCGGCGCTGACAACCAAATTCACGGCAGACGAAGAACTTGATCTCCCGGCATTCACGACCAATCTGCAGGCTCAGCTCGACGCTGGTGTCGACGGTATCATTCTGGGGGGCTCCCTGGGCGAAGCCAGTACGCTGTCGAACGACGAAAAAGAGACACTCGTCCGGACGGCCGTTGACTACGTTGATGGGCGGGTGCCGGTGGTGCTGAACATTGCCGAGGGTGCCACGCGGGAGGCCGTCCGCATTGCCAAACAGGCAGTAGGGCTGGGTGTAGGTGGCCTGATGCTGCTGCCTCCCATGCGGTACAAAGCCGATGAGCGGGAAACCTGTACGTATTTCAAGGCGATTGCGACGGCTACCGACCTGCCCATCATGCTCTATAACAACCCCATCGACTACAAGATCGAGGTAACACTCGCCATGTTTGATGAGCTGGTTGAACTGCCTACCATCCAGGCGGTGAAAGAATCTACCCGCGACGTATCGAACGTGACGCGCCTTCGGAACCGCTTCGGCGATCGGATCAGCATCCTGTGTGGCGTTGATACGCTGGCGATGGAAGAACTGGTCATGGGTGCCGATGGCTGGGTAGCGGGACTGGTCTGCGCTTTTCCGCAGGAAACGGTAGCTATTTATAACCTCGTTAAGGCGGGTCGTTTTGACGAAGCACGGGCCATTTACCGCTGGTTCCTGCCATTGCTGGAATTGGATATTCATCCTAAACTGGTTCAATACATTAAACTGGCAGAAGTGGCTACGGGCATCGGTACCGAGCATGTGCGTGCGCCCCGGCTACCGCTGGTAGGTGCCGAACGTGAGCAGGTGCTGGCCGTTATCAATCAGGGCCTGGCCAACCGGCCTGAATTACCGCAATTTGAACTGGTCAGCCAGCTATGA
- a CDS encoding M1 family metallopeptidase translates to MRLLSSFLFCLLVTTTAEAQKFTFTHDDTLRGSITPERAWWDLTFYHLTVRVHTSDSTLSGSTTIRYRVLKPGQTMQVDLQRPLQVVRVEQDGKPLAVRRDGDAYFVTLTKAQRPGQNESIRVEYAGKPRVAKRPPWDGGLVWSRDKRGEWFIATACQGLGASAWWPCKDHMYDEPDSMAISVTVPEKLMDVSNGKLRRVTTNPDHTRTFDWYVSNPINNYGVNLNIGDYEHWSETFPGEKGPLSVDYYALASHADSARVQFKQVPLMLKAFEHWFGPYPFYEDGYKLVDTPYLGMEHQSSVTYGNRFRNGYLGRDLSRTGWGLLWDFIIVHESGHEWFANNITYKDVADMWIHESFTNYSENLFTEYYYGKAAGAQYVVGCRANIRNDRPIIGVYNVNHAGSGDMYYKGGNMLHMIRQLVGDDEKWRQLLRGMNKTFYHQTVTTRQIEQYMIQQTGLNLKPIFDQYLRDVRIPVLEYRPVAGGLQYRWANTVAGFDMPVRVCLDESGPYDVLQPTAQWKTLTAKDVKSLTPDANYYVLSKQVSR, encoded by the coding sequence ATGCGGTTATTAAGCTCGTTCTTGTTTTGTCTGCTGGTCACCACTACGGCAGAGGCCCAGAAATTTACGTTTACCCACGATGATACCTTGCGCGGGTCCATCACACCCGAGCGGGCCTGGTGGGATCTTACGTTCTATCACCTCACTGTACGGGTTCACACCAGCGACAGCACCCTGAGCGGGTCAACAACGATTCGGTACCGGGTGCTTAAGCCGGGCCAGACCATGCAGGTCGACCTACAGCGCCCGTTGCAGGTTGTGCGGGTGGAGCAGGACGGAAAACCGCTTGCCGTTCGGCGGGACGGCGATGCGTATTTCGTTACGCTGACGAAAGCCCAGCGGCCAGGCCAGAACGAGTCGATCCGGGTTGAGTATGCCGGTAAGCCACGGGTGGCTAAACGACCGCCCTGGGATGGCGGGCTGGTCTGGTCGCGCGACAAGCGGGGCGAGTGGTTCATTGCCACCGCCTGCCAGGGGCTGGGGGCCAGCGCGTGGTGGCCCTGCAAAGACCATATGTATGACGAGCCCGACTCCATGGCCATCAGCGTGACGGTGCCCGAGAAGCTGATGGACGTATCGAACGGGAAGTTACGCCGGGTAACGACTAACCCCGACCATACCCGGACCTTCGACTGGTATGTGTCGAACCCGATCAATAACTACGGCGTCAACCTGAATATTGGCGACTACGAGCACTGGTCGGAAACGTTTCCCGGCGAAAAAGGCCCCCTCTCCGTCGATTATTATGCCCTGGCCAGTCATGCCGATTCGGCCCGGGTACAGTTCAAACAGGTGCCGCTGATGCTGAAAGCGTTCGAACACTGGTTCGGGCCGTATCCGTTCTACGAAGATGGGTACAAACTGGTCGATACGCCTTACCTCGGTATGGAGCACCAAAGCTCGGTTACCTACGGCAATCGCTTCCGGAACGGGTATTTGGGGCGGGACCTGTCGAGAACGGGATGGGGACTCCTCTGGGACTTCATCATCGTGCACGAGTCGGGACACGAGTGGTTCGCCAACAACATCACCTACAAAGACGTAGCTGATATGTGGATTCACGAGAGCTTCACCAACTACTCGGAGAACCTGTTTACAGAGTACTATTATGGCAAAGCCGCCGGTGCTCAGTACGTAGTTGGCTGCCGTGCCAACATCCGTAATGACCGCCCCATCATTGGCGTCTACAATGTCAATCATGCCGGCTCCGGCGACATGTACTACAAGGGTGGCAATATGCTGCACATGATCCGGCAACTCGTGGGCGATGATGAGAAGTGGCGGCAGTTGCTGCGGGGCATGAACAAAACGTTCTACCACCAGACCGTAACGACCCGCCAGATCGAGCAGTACATGATCCAGCAGACGGGTCTGAACCTGAAGCCCATCTTCGATCAGTACCTGCGCGATGTACGTATTCCCGTGCTGGAATACCGGCCGGTAGCCGGGGGGCTACAGTACCGCTGGGCCAATACGGTAGCCGGGTTCGATATGCCGGTGCGCGTTTGCCTGGACGAATCGGGGCCGTATGACGTGCTTCAGCCTACTGCCCAATGGAAAACACTGACTGCTAAGGACGTCAAGTCCCTAACGCCCGACGCCAATTACTACGTTCTCAGTAAGCAGGTCAGTCGCTAA
- a CDS encoding DPP IV N-terminal domain-containing protein, with the protein MGLSLSLFSANAQIPGRQMHWTDDGNAYATVDQGDLIRIDARTGKKTPLLPKDKLRQPGGTQPMPVTDFAFTPDSTNVLIFTNTARVWRYNTRGDYFLVNRATGQMRQLGKGSGTGARPSQSLMYAKLSPDGRRVAYVSEHNLFVEDVASGKITQLTTDGTRKRINGTFDWAYEEEFGCRDGFRWSPDGKQIAYWQVDATNIRDYLMLNTTDSIYSYVIPVEYPKVGESPSPTRVGIVAASGGATTWLKLPGDPQQHYITRMEWAPASESVIVQQLNRKQNESRLFTCNPATGAANVLYTETGQKWIDIKSRWSRDNPMGWEWLEKGKSFVWVSEKDGWRHLYRITADGRKEQLLTPGDYDIATISHIDEAANQIYFIASPENTNQRYLYRTRLDGKGKAERITPAGLSGTHGYTISPNGKLAMHTFTNYQTPTAREWISLPDHKAVNAAESMSARLRTVAKPNVQFFKIKTEDGITVDGWMAKPTDFDSTKKYPVVFYVYGEPAGSTVNDDFSVGQNRLFDGDMAKAGYVYVALDNRGTPNLKGADWRKSIYRQIGRINIRDQAMATKKLLAQHAYLDSSRVAVWGWSGGGSTTLHLLFQYPDIYKTGIAIAAVGNQLFYDNIYQERYMGLPQENREDFVAGSPVTYAKNLRGNLLYIHGTGDDNVHYDNAEVLINELVKHKKQFQVMPYPNRTHSISEGEGTSEHLKTLYTNYLMQHCPPGPR; encoded by the coding sequence ATGGGTCTCAGCCTTTCCCTCTTCTCCGCGAATGCTCAGATTCCCGGCCGCCAGATGCATTGGACCGATGATGGTAATGCCTACGCCACCGTTGATCAGGGAGATCTCATTCGAATCGACGCCCGAACGGGGAAAAAGACGCCCCTTCTCCCTAAAGACAAGCTTCGTCAGCCTGGTGGCACGCAGCCTATGCCCGTAACGGACTTTGCGTTTACGCCCGACAGCACCAACGTACTTATCTTCACGAATACCGCCCGGGTTTGGCGATACAACACGCGGGGCGACTATTTCCTGGTGAACCGTGCTACGGGTCAGATGCGCCAGCTGGGCAAAGGAAGTGGGACAGGGGCCAGGCCTTCGCAGTCGCTGATGTACGCGAAGCTGTCGCCGGACGGCCGCCGTGTGGCGTATGTCAGTGAGCATAATCTGTTCGTGGAGGACGTAGCGTCGGGGAAAATTACCCAGCTAACGACCGACGGTACCCGCAAACGCATCAATGGCACTTTCGACTGGGCCTACGAAGAGGAGTTTGGATGCCGCGATGGTTTCCGGTGGAGCCCCGACGGGAAGCAGATCGCCTACTGGCAGGTCGACGCCACCAATATCCGGGATTACCTGATGCTGAACACCACCGATTCGATCTACTCCTACGTCATACCCGTTGAGTACCCGAAAGTGGGCGAAAGTCCGTCACCCACCCGCGTGGGCATCGTAGCCGCATCGGGTGGCGCTACAACCTGGCTGAAACTTCCCGGCGATCCGCAGCAGCACTACATTACCCGAATGGAGTGGGCTCCTGCCAGTGAGTCGGTCATTGTACAGCAACTGAACCGCAAGCAGAACGAAAGTCGGCTGTTTACCTGTAACCCCGCTACGGGAGCCGCCAATGTGCTGTATACGGAAACGGGCCAAAAATGGATCGATATTAAGTCCCGCTGGAGCCGCGACAACCCAATGGGATGGGAATGGCTGGAGAAAGGTAAATCGTTCGTTTGGGTGTCCGAGAAAGACGGCTGGCGTCACCTCTACCGCATTACTGCCGATGGCAGGAAGGAACAACTGCTCACGCCCGGCGACTACGATATCGCCACGATCAGCCACATCGACGAGGCTGCGAACCAGATCTACTTCATTGCCTCGCCCGAGAACACAAACCAGCGGTACTTGTACCGGACCCGGCTGGACGGTAAAGGAAAAGCCGAGCGCATAACCCCCGCCGGGCTGTCGGGTACGCACGGGTACACCATTTCGCCCAACGGCAAGCTGGCCATGCATACCTTCACCAATTATCAAACGCCCACGGCCCGCGAGTGGATCAGCCTGCCTGACCACAAGGCCGTTAACGCGGCCGAAAGTATGAGTGCCCGCCTGAGAACGGTAGCGAAGCCTAATGTTCAGTTCTTCAAGATAAAAACGGAGGACGGCATTACGGTCGACGGCTGGATGGCTAAACCAACCGATTTTGACAGTACCAAAAAGTATCCGGTTGTTTTTTACGTCTACGGCGAACCGGCGGGCAGCACGGTCAACGATGATTTTTCGGTGGGACAGAACCGACTGTTCGATGGTGATATGGCCAAGGCTGGCTACGTGTATGTCGCCCTCGATAACCGGGGAACGCCCAACCTCAAGGGAGCCGACTGGCGCAAGTCCATTTACCGGCAGATCGGTCGGATCAACATCCGGGATCAGGCCATGGCTACGAAGAAGCTCCTGGCGCAGCATGCCTACCTGGATTCGAGCCGGGTGGCAGTCTGGGGCTGGAGCGGGGGCGGGTCCACGACGCTGCACCTGCTGTTTCAGTACCCCGACATCTACAAGACCGGTATTGCCATTGCGGCCGTGGGTAACCAGCTGTTTTACGATAACATCTACCAGGAACGATACATGGGGCTGCCGCAGGAGAACCGGGAGGATTTTGTGGCTGGCTCGCCCGTTACCTACGCCAAAAATCTGCGCGGCAATCTGCTCTATATTCACGGTACCGGCGACGATAATGTGCACTACGATAATGCCGAAGTGCTGATTAATGAGCTGGTGAAACACAAAAAACAGTTCCAGGTGATGCCGTATCCCAACCGGACGCATAGTATTTCGGAAGGGGAGGGTACATCGGAGCACCTGAAAACGCTGTACACCAACTACCTGATGCAGCATTGCCCGCCGGGTCCGCGGTAG
- the lgt gene encoding prolipoprotein diacylglyceryl transferase, translating into MLQYVIWDVNPEIFHIGAFSIRWYGLLFALGFLIGMQIMTRIFKQEGKPVADTDSLLIYMVVATILGARFGHFLFYEPEVLFRNPLEVILPPFAGLASHGAFIGIMIGLWLYSRRQESRATGQTFLWVADRIVITVALAGACIRFGNLMNSEIVGRPTDVSWAFVFMKNSEYAKIPRHPAQLYESLSCLVLFFFLMWFWNRRKAQTPRGSMLGIFLIWVFTLRFFYEYIKEDQVAKEASMYLNIGQQLSIPVVLVGLFFLIRSYRIPVPKLEDEPKAINS; encoded by the coding sequence ATGTTGCAATATGTTATCTGGGATGTCAATCCCGAAATTTTTCACATCGGTGCGTTCTCCATCCGTTGGTACGGGCTTCTTTTCGCGCTGGGCTTCCTGATTGGGATGCAAATCATGACCCGCATCTTCAAGCAGGAGGGCAAACCCGTTGCTGATACCGACTCGCTGTTGATTTACATGGTCGTTGCTACCATTCTGGGTGCGCGTTTCGGCCACTTCCTCTTTTATGAGCCGGAGGTGCTGTTTCGCAATCCGCTGGAAGTGATTCTACCGCCGTTTGCGGGATTAGCCAGCCACGGTGCCTTCATCGGCATCATGATCGGGCTTTGGCTGTATTCGCGTCGGCAGGAGAGCCGCGCAACGGGGCAGACGTTCCTGTGGGTTGCCGACCGGATTGTGATCACCGTAGCGCTGGCGGGCGCCTGCATTCGTTTTGGTAACCTGATGAACTCCGAAATCGTCGGTCGGCCAACCGACGTATCCTGGGCGTTTGTGTTCATGAAGAACAGCGAATACGCCAAAATACCGCGTCACCCCGCCCAACTGTACGAATCCTTGTCGTGCCTGGTGCTGTTTTTCTTCCTGATGTGGTTCTGGAACCGCCGGAAGGCCCAAACCCCCCGCGGCAGTATGCTCGGCATTTTCCTGATCTGGGTCTTCACACTGCGTTTCTTCTACGAATACATCAAAGAAGATCAGGTAGCCAAAGAAGCCAGTATGTACCTCAACATTGGTCAGCAGCTTAGTATTCCGGTGGTGCTGGTAGGCTTATTCTTCCTCATCCGCAGCTACCGTATCCCAGTCCCTAAACTGGAAGATGAGCCAAAGGCCATCAATTCCTGA
- the yidD gene encoding membrane protein insertion efficiency factor YidD yields the protein MKSVLIGFVRFYQAAVSPYLPNACRYTPTCSQYAIEAIRKHGAIRGGWLGLKRISRCHPWGGHGYDPVP from the coding sequence ATGAAGTCTGTACTCATTGGATTTGTGCGTTTTTACCAGGCAGCGGTATCCCCTTATCTGCCCAACGCCTGTCGGTATACTCCGACCTGTTCGCAGTATGCCATTGAGGCTATCCGCAAACATGGCGCCATCCGGGGCGGCTGGCTGGGTCTTAAACGCATCAGCCGCTGTCATCCCTGGGGTGGCCACGGCTATGATCCCGTACCCTAG
- a CDS encoding co-chaperone GroES — MIGITADNKLKRLIVVGDRVLIKPKDPSDRTSSGLYLPPTVQEKEQVQSGYVIKVGPGYPIPVQTDDEPWKETEEKVKYMPLQAQEGDVALYLQRNAIELQYEGDQYVIVPQASILMLERSEDL, encoded by the coding sequence ATGATTGGAATTACTGCCGATAACAAACTGAAACGCCTGATTGTAGTTGGCGACCGCGTACTCATTAAACCCAAAGACCCGTCAGACCGGACCAGTAGTGGCTTATACCTGCCGCCAACCGTTCAGGAAAAAGAACAAGTCCAGTCTGGCTACGTTATCAAAGTGGGACCGGGCTACCCCATTCCTGTCCAGACCGATGACGAACCGTGGAAAGAGACGGAGGAGAAAGTAAAGTACATGCCGCTCCAGGCCCAGGAAGGCGACGTTGCGCTTTATTTACAGCGTAACGCCATTGAACTACAGTACGAAGGTGATCAGTACGTGATTGTTCCGCAGGCATCTATCCTGATGCTGGAGCGGTCCGAAGATTTGTAG
- a CDS encoding DUF4174 domain-containing protein: MESVSNQKTSLKAILNEKKDKRRVILLYGRDDAQHFLIDQQEALSEAKAGLDERDMDVVVLIASMVTEPDRQFLMHDFKLLPSEDFVGWLIGKDGGVKHTFKKLTTADELFKIVDGMPMRKQEAKH, encoded by the coding sequence ATGGAAAGTGTATCGAATCAGAAGACGTCGCTCAAGGCGATACTGAACGAAAAAAAAGATAAACGGCGGGTGATCCTGCTCTACGGTCGCGATGATGCCCAGCACTTTCTGATCGATCAGCAGGAAGCCCTGAGCGAAGCCAAAGCCGGACTCGATGAGCGTGACATGGACGTAGTCGTTCTGATTGCGTCGATGGTGACCGAGCCGGATCGCCAGTTCCTGATGCACGACTTCAAGCTGTTGCCTTCGGAAGACTTCGTTGGCTGGCTGATTGGCAAGGACGGGGGCGTCAAACACACATTCAAAAAACTCACTACCGCCGACGAACTCTTCAAGATTGTTGATGGGATGCCCATGCGAAAGCAGGAAGCAAAGCATTAA